Proteins encoded within one genomic window of Flavobacterium oreochromis:
- a CDS encoding type II secretion system protein GspD, protein MIAKSNDLISTKDENGFYYVEKNKEQHTNNLNSTGSYSNIQNRTKQIKANRGVPGYYDVSLDKTGFLNINAETADANDLLTEAAEKLHINYFMYNKPENEKATLVAEHISFDQLLNHLFKGKKYTYKKQDNLYLIGEQITEGLRATEIIQLENRSIELVQQSLPRIFSEKLEIKEFLELNSLIVSGSKNAIEELRIYLKQIDKIVPMVQIEVIIAQYNKGYDIQTGFKAGLLAKGQTPPITSGNLYPTTDMSLNSTSINSLIEAFNGFGLFKIGKVTQNFYSNLKLLENNSIVRIESTPKIATISGHEAKLAIGETSYYFEQNNRLINNNIGNDILQSGTWKSTDANLSVSIKPFVSTDENVTLTVAVEKSSF, encoded by the coding sequence ATGATAGCTAAATCAAATGATTTAATTAGCACTAAAGATGAAAATGGTTTTTATTATGTAGAAAAAAATAAAGAGCAACATACAAATAATCTTAATTCAACAGGAAGCTATTCGAATATACAAAATAGAACAAAACAGATTAAGGCTAATAGAGGTGTACCTGGATATTATGATGTGTCACTTGACAAAACAGGTTTTTTAAATATTAATGCTGAAACTGCTGATGCTAATGATTTACTAACTGAAGCAGCTGAAAAGTTACATATTAACTATTTTATGTATAACAAACCTGAAAATGAGAAAGCAACCCTTGTTGCGGAACACATTTCTTTTGACCAATTATTGAACCATCTTTTTAAAGGGAAGAAATATACCTATAAAAAACAAGACAATCTTTACCTTATTGGAGAACAAATAACAGAAGGACTAAGAGCTACTGAAATTATCCAACTAGAAAACCGTTCAATAGAATTAGTACAACAATCACTTCCCAGAATCTTTTCTGAAAAACTTGAAATAAAAGAATTCCTTGAACTCAATAGTCTTATTGTATCAGGTTCTAAAAATGCCATTGAAGAACTCCGTATTTATTTAAAACAAATAGACAAAATAGTTCCCATGGTTCAAATAGAAGTCATAATAGCTCAATATAATAAAGGTTATGACATACAAACAGGATTTAAAGCAGGCTTACTTGCAAAAGGACAAACTCCTCCTATAACATCTGGAAACTTATACCCTACAACAGATATGAGTCTAAACAGTACTTCTATAAATAGTTTAATAGAAGCCTTTAATGGATTTGGTCTATTTAAAATAGGGAAAGTAACACAGAATTTTTATTCTAACTTAAAACTACTTGAAAACAATTCAATCGTACGTATTGAATCTACTCCTAAAATAGCGACTATAAGTGGTCATGAAGCAAAACTAGCAATAGGCGAAACTAGTTACTATTTTGAACAAAATAATCGTTTAATAAACAACAACATAGGCAATGATATTTTACAATCAGGCACTTGGAAATCTACTGATGCTAATTTAAGCGTTTCAATAAAACCTTTTGTTTCTACTGACGAAAACGTAACGCTAACAGTAGCTGTTGAAAAAAGTTCTTTTTAG
- a CDS encoding type IV pilin protein — MKLQEQAFYFNQDRKNDFLNSALNLFNQKLEVEPLIESELKLEIMGYGKLVRLIKKDGSQPLQFKSPNTKEQSNIELDLIFHTNIKTILIFAPILTYNYEKKAFNIVKKGMIQAYSLTEILIVLCIIGILLLMVLPNQTSVISQAKSIEAQAMLNQIYGLEKSYFYRYSKYSGNLQELGFEQEKTIDEGGQAIYRVEIIESSPESFTARATAVSDMDGDGTFNTWEINHSKTLTELTKE; from the coding sequence ATGAAATTACAAGAACAAGCTTTTTATTTTAATCAAGACCGAAAAAACGATTTTCTTAATAGTGCGCTTAATTTATTTAATCAGAAACTAGAAGTAGAACCACTGATAGAGAGTGAACTAAAACTTGAAATAATGGGGTATGGAAAATTAGTTAGACTAATAAAAAAAGATGGTTCTCAACCACTTCAATTTAAAAGTCCAAATACAAAGGAACAAAGTAATATTGAATTGGATTTAATATTTCATACCAATATCAAAACAATTCTTATTTTTGCGCCGATTCTCACATATAATTATGAAAAAAAAGCTTTTAATATAGTAAAGAAAGGTATGATACAAGCCTATTCTTTAACAGAAATACTTATTGTATTATGTATAATTGGTATATTGCTGTTAATGGTATTACCCAATCAAACTTCTGTTATTAGTCAAGCCAAGTCAATTGAAGCTCAAGCTATGCTAAATCAAATATACGGACTGGAAAAAAGTTACTTCTACCGTTATTCAAAATATTCAGGTAATTTACAAGAATTAGGTTTTGAACAAGAAAAAACTATAGATGAAGGGGGACAAGCTATATATCGAGTTGAAATTATAGAATCATCACCTGAATCATTTACAGCTAGAGCTACGGCCGTTTCTGACATGGATGGAGATGGTACTTTTAACACTTGGGAAATTAACCATAGTAAAACTTTAACTGAATTAACAAAAGAATAA
- a CDS encoding GspE/PulE family protein, translating into MRQTIITNSEALLAISTDMANHYRIIPKRVEEGLLELYIDSKTKLKGELIEELELLTGKTIQIIETNTEEIEIALSSYYRKERVNQRKKSLDVEKNDFLESLLEEAKSLKSSDIHFEVYEDTARIRFRIDGNLIERYKVEKNNYLELVNKIKIKAKLNITEKRLPQDGRITNDSFDIRVSILPTLFGEKIVMRLLGQDASNIDIATLGFEEEELKNYLEAVKKPNGIILISGPTGSGKTTTLYASLKLLNDTHRNIVTVEDPIEYTLKGINQVQLKEDIGLTFASALKSFLRQDPDVIMLGEIRDSETALMAIRASLTGHLVLSTIHTNSAIGTISRLVDMGVPAYLISETLNLSVAQRLVRKLCNICKTEIKVNLDDFPVDYEFPFPIESYYKPVGCNQCYHTGYKGRRAIYEVIPIDFTLSKAIKNNNINDFFSKDKKHKSLAGKAFQVLADGETSLDEIYSILISI; encoded by the coding sequence ATGAGGCAAACCATTATAACAAATAGCGAAGCCCTATTAGCTATTTCTACCGACATGGCTAATCATTACAGAATCATCCCCAAAAGAGTAGAAGAAGGATTATTAGAATTATATATAGACTCAAAAACCAAACTAAAAGGAGAATTAATTGAAGAACTAGAACTTCTTACAGGTAAGACAATCCAGATAATTGAAACCAACACAGAAGAGATAGAAATAGCTCTTTCTTCTTATTATCGTAAAGAAAGAGTAAATCAAAGAAAAAAATCACTTGATGTAGAAAAAAATGATTTCTTAGAATCGCTACTAGAAGAAGCAAAATCATTAAAAAGTAGTGATATTCATTTTGAAGTTTATGAAGATACTGCTAGAATTAGATTTCGTATTGATGGTAACTTAATCGAACGATACAAAGTAGAAAAAAACAATTATCTCGAATTAGTTAATAAGATAAAAATCAAAGCTAAATTAAATATAACAGAAAAAAGGTTACCACAAGATGGTCGGATTACTAATGATTCTTTTGATATACGTGTATCAATACTTCCTACTTTATTTGGAGAAAAAATAGTAATGCGTCTTTTAGGGCAAGACGCTTCAAATATAGATATCGCTACATTAGGATTTGAAGAAGAAGAATTAAAAAATTATTTAGAAGCAGTAAAAAAACCAAATGGAATTATTTTAATAAGTGGTCCTACAGGATCAGGAAAAACGACCACTCTTTATGCTTCATTAAAATTACTTAATGATACACATAGAAATATAGTAACAGTAGAAGATCCTATTGAATACACTCTAAAAGGTATTAACCAAGTACAGCTCAAAGAGGATATTGGCTTAACTTTTGCTTCTGCTCTCAAATCCTTTTTAAGACAGGACCCAGATGTTATTATGCTAGGAGAAATTAGAGATTCTGAAACTGCCTTAATGGCCATAAGAGCATCGTTAACAGGACATCTTGTTTTATCTACTATACATACTAACTCAGCCATTGGTACTATATCTAGACTTGTAGATATGGGAGTACCAGCTTATCTTATTTCTGAAACTTTAAATCTATCTGTTGCTCAACGACTTGTACGAAAACTCTGCAATATTTGCAAAACCGAAATAAAAGTAAATCTTGATGACTTTCCAGTAGATTACGAATTTCCTTTTCCAATAGAAAGCTACTACAAACCCGTAGGATGCAACCAATGTTATCACACAGGTTACAAAGGAAGACGAGCTATATACGAAGTAATACCAATAGATTTTACTCTTTCTAAAGCCATCAAAAACAATAACATCAATGATTTTTTCAGTAAAGATAAAAAACATAAATCTTTAGCAGGCAAAGCTTTTCAAGTTTTAGCCGATGGTGAAACTTCATTAGATGAAATTTATTCAATTTTAATATCGATTTAA